CCAGAACTCTGCGAACGTTTGTAACGACGCTTCTCGCGAGGACCGGACGATGAAGAGTTACTGGGCGTGGTaggggttgttgttgtagaaggCGGCGTGGGCAAATCGGCTAGATTGAATGAGTTTTGCGTGCTCTTAACGTTGCCATTTATATCCGGGTTTGCATCTGAGACTTCGGTAACTTTGAAACGTACACCCTTTAATGAATTAGCGCGACGCTGTATTTTGAAATCGGGCAGCTCATTGGTGAAAAAGTCAATAGTTGAAGATAATGTAGAGGCATGTTCGGTGGACGGCGTGGTCACGACACTGTTCTTGTTAGAAGGTACCGGAGAGGGTGTCGCCTCTTGTATTTGCAAGCCACTGAATTGTCGATCCAAAGCTTGTTTTATCGATTGTGCCAAGTTAGTAGATGCGGCTTTGTTGACACGCTTGCGTGTATGTGGCTGAGCGATAGTCGTCGCTTCAGCTGTTCTCTGTGGTGTCGTCGTTTGTGGCTGACTATAGCACTGCTCTTCTTGGCTGTCTACATCCACCAACAATTGACCTTTGTGATCGTAGAGCAGTATACGTGGCAGCGCGATTTTGGAACATGAACGTGATGTACTTAGCTCCCAACGCCATTGCTTCGGTTTGCGCAGTTTCAAGCTCAAAACATTGGCGATCTCCTCGTCAACATCTGCATCAGCATAATCATCATTAGTGCTGACATTAGCGGTCATTGTCGAATGTTGTGATGAATAAGGTGTATCAGGTGTTCTAGTGCTTTCATTGTTCCTGCTATATGTAGTGGGGCcgtagctgttgttgttattgtactgtatattttttcgttgctttgcACTTTCCAATGCTGCAGCTGTGCACCGCTGGTGCATATCTACAAACGAATCGGACACTATGTTCGCGTGTGATGAGGCGTATGAGTGACCTAAGCTTAGAGCGGCGAGCTTTATGGTCTGGCGGGTAGGGAGAGCAAAGAAAATCACAATTTTTCAGCTGTTCGTCGATTTCGCTCATcaaatgatatttatatattctgaCAGGTGTGCTCATATATTATGTTATTTGTATGCGCACGTCGCTCACTGCCTTCATACATTTCTTAGTCagactattatattatattaagcgcACCAGCGACACACctgttctatttatttatatttttttcttatttaatttatacttcTTTCTGATGCGCTTTGTTAACTTGAACGCTATTCACCACTTACAATGCTTCTTCCTTCTGTGACAGCAGCCTTAACGTTGAAGCATCCAACGTTATGTACATCAACTGTCgccaaaaaaacaagaaaacaaaaaaaaattcgataataTCGCcaacatgaaaaatatt
The sequence above is drawn from the Bactrocera oleae isolate idBacOlea1 chromosome 5, idBacOlea1, whole genome shotgun sequence genome and encodes:
- the LOC106619314 gene encoding uncharacterized protein → MHQRCTAAALESAKQRKNIQYNNNNSYGPTTYSRNNESTRTPDTPYSSQHSTMTANVSTNDDYADADVDEEIANVLSLKLRKPKQWRWELSTSRSCSKIALPRILLYDHKGQLLVDVDSQEEQCYSQPQTTTPQRTAEATTIAQPHTRKRVNKAASTNLAQSIKQALDRQFSGLQIQEATPSPVPSNKNSVVTTPSTEHASTLSSTIDFFTNELPDFKIQRRANSLKGVRFKVTEVSDANPDINGNVKSTQNSFNLADLPTPPSTTTTPTTPSNSSSSGPREKRRYKRSQSSGRSPATSESILERFSFNKGRFSSPEYAEEHEVYHTPRYFLRTSKAGTLVVQAESFSRYRRRRRLRNSSTENIQSSQGSGSKSSLKMLGSGAHEQMNAISAERTCGSLLNVTELGPQVARRKVFPVRRYRSDGNILLQQQPISSDENEERDREQVKAKDSVIAQQRQRKYRNDRRHSRKEFISIDPENVVQPGAAATGSR